Genomic DNA from Larus michahellis chromosome 3, bLarMic1.1, whole genome shotgun sequence:
actcattttatatttttatttacattaatcAGATGAATTGCATAATTGGACTTGTCGCGTGGTGAAAAAGATCCGTATTGGAGAAGCGGATTTCCTGACTCTTGTGCCTGGAAATAAGTCAACAAGAAACGTGAAATACGATGTTCTTGCTGCAGCAGTTATTGTAGTTGTGCtcaaattattgtttttattagatGATCACTATGAATGGTAAGTGTACAGGCCAAACCTGTAGCAAATCCAAATTTCAAACAGTGCAAAGGATTGTCTTGGGTCATTCTTTCTTTAGTAATAttaaatttataatattttaattgtgATTAAGTTCAGTAGCATAAAACATACCTGAAAACATTTTAGACATTGTATATTACTTCTTTGTAAAAATCATCGAGTTTGAATCTGAAACTTGGCATAAAATTAGGGTGTAATTTTTGTGGATTGTATTTGAACTTCATGTCAAAAATGCAGTATTTGGATCTACAAAAtagcctgattttattttttttcaggttacttTCAGACTTtgctgaagaaagaaataaaaataacaaagaaggTACAGAAATATTCTAGTAGAAGCAATCTTACGATTTTGTAAATTAGATAACTTTGTAATCAGGCTTAGAAAGACTTGTCTTATTGATCGTTAAAATGTggttttgtcatttatttttctagGGCAAATCTTTATTCAAAGAAAACAGTACAACTTCTTCACATAAAGTCATCTCAGTTTACCTGCATAATTCTTATTGTACTGGATAGGGGAATTTGGAACACATTTTGCTAGgtacttttctgcttctccttgtgCACGTTTGCCTCTTGTTTTAGAATTTTATGCATGGTAGGTGAAGATGAATGGATACGCAGTAAAGAGGGAACGCACTTTGTTCGTAAATAGCAGACACTTATTAGGGGCATCAAACCACGTTTATGATAAAATCCAAACTTGTTTAGTCTTGTTAAATAAAATGTCTTAGTGTGTAACTTATTTCAGATGTAATCTATTTTCTTAGTCCAAATAATCCTGAGAGAGTGTGGAAAAGCTAGCAGCAATTAAGATAGAGAAGATAATGGTGTGAACATGGTTCTTTGAGGGCAGAAAGACCAAATCAAAGATTAGAAATCTTCAGGAAGGTATTCCATGGCCTGATCCAGATCACAGTTGAAGATAAGATCAAAGATGTGTTACAGTGGTTTATCTTTTACACCGTCCATCCAGTTTGGGGTCCATTTTGACCCTTCTGTTACTTTTTTAGAATTCAATTCAATAATAAAATTGGTGTTAGCCATGTGTGAGCACAATTACTGCTGTATCTAGAGATAGTCATCACTGTTAACTAAAACTGGTCATTCTCATTTTCAAGTGGATGCACAAACTTATTTTGGATCttagtttcttttccctttccatttcccTTGAAAACTTGAAGTACATGATAGCGATGAGTAGAAGTTGTGCAACTGCTTACAAACTGAGGCTCAAAGCCATTAATGTCTTAATGGGGTTTCTCCCCTATTAACTAGTCTCATTGCCCTTGGGAATTAACAGCTCATTCTTTGCccacttttttaatttaaaatctgctGGTGCCAAGTGATCCATAAGCTGTGCTATGTTGCCCCTATCCTTAAAATGTTGGGGTGATGGTGAGCAGCTGTGCAGAGGAGCTGATGTGAGAATTTCTGTTAGAGCACTGATTAGTGCCAGATCTCAAAACTGCCTCTGGCATTTTCTCAAACTTAGCGTGCTGAAATGAATAATGGTTAATACTGAGTTTTAAAGATCCAATTTATGTTGATTCCATTCTCAATTTAACTATCCTTtctctagtcttttttttttttaattaaaaaaaaaataatagtatttcaACTCCTACAGTTTTTCAAGACAGATTGGAAGCTGTACAGTAGTAGCTAGTTGTAGTTACCTagtgggtttgtgtgtgtgtgtgttctatGAACTACACAGATACACAATACTGTCCATGTTTCAGTAAAACATGTGGTTGagatgtatatgtgtatgtgtgtatcaCAGAGCTGTGTATTTTCCAGCCAGCTCGGCTATATGAACATCAGACCAGCAGTACTGGCCAGGTGAACGGTTATGATAGTGTAGCATCATGTCTCTGATAATGGTTTTGCTTGTGACAGGTGCTTAATAATTCATAGGGAGTTTAATAAAaatttctgcctccctcccctcccgacTGCCCTCCCAGCAATTTAGGAATACTTACTTAAACCTCTGGGTTTAAGGAGTTAACAAAAGAAGTTTTATCCACACCTTTGAATTTTAAGAACTACTGAAgggtttttcttcccttcatttgTCTGTTGCTTTTTGAGTCCATCCATATTTCTAGCATCTAAGACATCCTGTGGCAGGGTAACTTGAATAGCAAAAATGCAGATAATACAAAACGTATGTAAGCTTGATTATAAGAATAGTATATTCACCTTCAAAACCGTTTAAACAACTAGCTGGCAAAGCAAAGCATGATGCAAGCATCGCACGCAGTGCAGCTGAGGTGATGGGGAAATGCAAAGCCTGGTTAATTCACAATGCAGATAATCCACCCATGGGTAATAAGAGttgattatattttaaatatataaatctaCACCATAGTTCTGTTTGGAATACTTATACTTACTGTACCCAGTTGGTCTGCTTCAGTCCTGTGCCTCTTTGGAGCATGGATGATGAATGGGCTGCAGGAATGCCATCTGCCTTAATGTTTTTGCATGTGCTGATAAATATTTGTTCAGATATGGAGTGAAGTTCCTGTGCTGAAAACATGGGAGGCTGATATGAAGTGAATACAATTATCTAGCCCATTCTTCGTGCCCTATAACATTTCATGGATAGTAGAACGAACAGTGAGGAGCTGATGAAACTATTTGAAATTTTACATCTGAGCTTGTTTAGATCTTACTTGTTTAAACCTAAGCTTGAGGTATAGTTGCATTAATCCCTTGAAGTCAACTTTCAATCAGGTGAAGGCCACTTCCCACCGTGGACATCTAGTTCATTTGGTAGAGAAGGGGTAGTTCCTAGGCTTAACTttcaggaaggagggaaagggttTGAATTGTGCTAAATTTATGAAATCTATCCTAAGCTAAGGAGCTTCTTTGCACTTCTTACGACTTGCTGTTCTTTCactgcatttctgcatttctctttcttaCAGAATTGTTAGATTGAGTATGTCTTCTTAAAGCACATAGAATTCAGGATAGGTGTGCAATACAGGTGGAAGACACAGAGTCTAACTGCATGGAGACCACCTTCTGTGTATTGCATGTTTCTTTGACTTCTTCCCAACctaaaatgtgaatgttttattCAGGTGGTCCGTATTTTGAGTTCAAAAAGTGGTACAAGGTTATAAAATGTTCCTTGGATGTGAAGCAAAAGAAACTGGATGAAGAAAGAGCCAAGTAAGAggttttaagtacttttttttaaggtagaaagTTTTATGTGAAATCCTGACCCCCGCAGAAATTAAAAAGGTTAAGATTTTGCTTCACATTTCCATCCATCAAGCTTGAGTGAATAGAGCGATTAAAACCCtgtcttaattttctgtttacacTCATAATGTTTATCTAGCATATTAATTAAATGCTCACTTTCTGTGACAAGTAGCCTATACAACTGAACAATTAACTGATTATCGTAAATCGAGGCATACATGCCTCAGTTTGCCTACTCTGAAAAAAGACTTCCTAGATGTGTGGGGGGGCAGTGGCTTTTAATAATAGCACTAACcattagattattttattttaataactctAGCTGTATTTGTAAGAAATTACTATCCTTTGGCTTGTTTGCTCCAGCTTGCTTTTTCCTAATGATTCTTATGTCTCTTTTTGCTAGGTATCTGTGGAGATGTGAAAAGGTACTTTTTTATTCAGACAAGCAGAAATCTAAAGTTCTTAAGAGAAGACGTGAGTAAATTTTGCCTTTCCAGCAAGTGAGAAATCTGCTCCAACTTTTCCCATCATAGAAAATGTGCAGCCCTGACTGTGATAACATTTACATCTTAAAAtactttctcttctctctttcatctCTGGGTACAATTAatgtagtggtttttttttactttaattttacaACCTGTAGCTGGAATTCTTCAAACAGACATTTTCCTCATGCTTAACTGAAACTGCCTTTGCCAGTCTTCCTAATGACCTACTGTTATCATCTTCACTGGTTTGTTAGCTGCCTTTATATAACTGTGATCTTCATGAATTGTTGGTGGTCTTCCATAGCTTTCCTGTCCGTTTCCTCCTTTACTTCCTTGTATCCTTTGGTGTGGATATCCCAGAATGTCCTTTGGTAGACCTTGCATGTCCCTCTTGTCTCCCACTCCTTCTTGCAGTCTTCCGTAGAAAGTGAGGAAGGCTTGTCTGAACATGGCTTTACTTCAATAGCTAGCTATACATGGTTAGAGTGCAGGTACATCTACTTCATTTTAGTAGCTCTACTAGTACTTATaagaaattactgtattttatgttgccataaaagcaaacaaacaaacccacaaaacccccacTTATCTGTGCAAATATGGAAAACCAGCATTTTATTCAACAAAATTAGATCTGAAGTTCTTCATTCTACGTTTAATAGTATTTAGTAAGGAGCAGATATTTGGAGAGAGATTTAGTGTGTCAAGTGATATTTGTTCCATTTATATACTCTTCCAGTTTCTGGAAGGGACTGGTTCAAGGACTTCTAAACAAGTTGTATAATCCTGTTTGGTTTGAATAACCCGTGTTGGATTTCTCTTTCAAGGATGCAATTGgagttttttaaatgttcttactCTTCAAAATTCGGTAGGGTTGCTCCTGCAGTCAAGTCACGTTCCATGGAAATACACATTTAGGTTTGCTTATTTCAAGCTGATCAGATGGCCTTTAGTTCCTGCATTTATTCATTAttgatcatttctgtggcactCTAGATTCCTCACTCGGCTCTGCTTCTCTTCGAGCTAAAAGAGGGCCACTTAGATTACAGAGCTTTACCACTAGCTGTTGCAAGGAGGAATGTCACATAATGCCATTGCAACTGGGCAAGATACATCTTAAACCAAATTTAAAATAGTAGACACGAAGAGTGCTCTAGAACACTTATGTGCCAGATACAGGTTTTCAGAAACCTTCCTCAGACTTTGGTTTTGATGGTAGATTTCGGTGTCCTCTTGTAAGATAAGCTTCCCAGTCTTTGGATTACTCTAGGatgtctcttctgcttttttcccagCTTATGAATGAATTTATTCAGAGACAAGTCATAAAAAGAAGTTGCAGCTCCAACAACAGtgttttttaatctgctttttatCCTGGGGAAGCAAGGCTTAGGTGGTCATATTGTGCGTGCTGATCTATCGTCataccttcttttccttctcagcctCAGTAACTTATGAAAGTTTGTCATTCTTTTACTAGCAGTGGGGAAAGGTGGagtggggtttgttgttgtttgtttgttttcccagttgAAATTTGCACTATGGAAAACTTTAACTTAAATCCATATGTCTATGAAACCAGGCTTCCTTAATTCTGATACACAGGAAATTACTCAAAACAAAATCTTAGCTAGTCTGAGTGATAGCATATAACCAGCTAAATACAGCGAAAGGCATCCTGGCATGTGTTTTCTATCAGAATAAAAATAGCAGCAGTATCAAATGGATTTTAGATGTTTTACTTGGGGAATGCTTTTGGAGTACCCCAGTATTAATATCATTATGTATGAAAGCCGTGgcatttttaattgtcttttaaaatctttccctATACCGTGTGACAAAGTTGAATTTTAAATAGAATGGGGGTTTCTCAGTATTCCACACAGaggtttaaataaaataaaataaggcacAAATACCCTATTTTCATTCCATATTAATTGCGTCTAAACAGTATTCTAATactttttgccttgttttttctttgtttctgtttgtacAGAAACGGCTGTGAACTTACAAAATCAGTTTGTCAAGCTGTCCGGTTCAGTGCTACCTGCTGAAAAGCCAAATCCTTCAAGTTTTCAGTTAAGTTGgtctgaagaaaacacagatggGAGTTGTTTTCACGGGCATAGCCTGAAGGGagttttgcaagaaaaacatgGTTTACTTACAGTCAAAAACCCTGACTATTGGCTGTGTACAGTTAAACTATGTAATGAGAAGTAAGTATTCAAatttttgtgaaatatattttGTGAAGTTCTCCTGAAAGTAAAGTgccatatatatattatataaaaaatatatatatatatttttacaaatGACAAATACGGGGTGTGTACACAGCTATGTATTCACAcacagttaaaataatttgtagaaAGGGGCGTGTGCAGAATGGTTAGTCTTGGATTGGGAGTAGACAAATTGTAATATGAAGAGTGATCAAAGTGAGCTTTAGAGAAGAGAGGAGATGAGACAAAATCAACAACTAGAGTCACATGGCAAGAGTAGCAGCTGGGTACAAATATTCACTTCACTTCCTTCTTCAtagtgttttagaaaaaaacttgCGCCACAGCTCTCCAGAGAATGGGAAAACAGTTCCATTCCTTTCTCCCCTGGCTCacaaaaaagcacaggaaattaATTTGCTAAATCATTATACTGCTTTTGTGGTGGCCTTAATCAAAATTGAAGTTAAAATTAGCAGGCAGAGTTGAAATAAGCAGGCAATTAATGCCtccagaacatatttttttttaaaaaagttacaaGTGGAAAGGTCTTCATCACTATTTCATCTAAGCATATTGGGAATCAACAATTGTAatttttgcaagcagaaaagtAGAAGAAGAAAcatggagaaagaaaacattttgtgctACTAAGGAAGTTTAGTGTCTGTCTTTACTATAGAACTGTTCCCAAATCCTGACTTCTCAAGTGAAAGGGAATTTTTATATTCAGTTAAGGGTATATCAAAACAGTCATGCTATTTGttggtaaaattattttctttcaaggacCTAAGTAGCAATGAGAATGATCGCCCAGCTAATCCAGCCTTGTACAAAATTATATGGATATTTAAGCATCTGCCTGGTTTGTGTTGAACTTCTCACTCTTCCTTTAATACCTTCTCGTCTTGGGTCAAATTCTGCAAAAATTGGTGAATTCTTGATTTGGTGGGTGCTGGCAGAGAACTGTGGCCAGAGATAAGAGAGCAAAAGCCCTGCTGAGGGAGCGTGGGAGTTTGGCAGCATTTACTCCAAGGAATAGGAAATATCTAAAATAGTGTTTCTTGTAAACTCCCTGGGTAGTGTGGTACGGCCTCTGCATGATCGGCTAGATTTCAGTTCGGCCATTGGTCGTATCATGAAATCCTGATCCAGAAGGTGAATGTACTGGTGGGTAAGAGTGAAAAAGCTGACCTTTGCAGGTGGATTGGATTCTCCTGAATTTCTCATGTGTGCAGTTAGAGCGTGGTTTTTTGGAAAGGAGGTCAGGGTACATTAATGTGAAATGAGATTTCATTAGCGCATTGAATAACATCTTAAATATCTTTATGTGGTACATGCTTATAAATGGCATGCTTAAGAGAGCAACAGCCTCTATAAAATCTTAGAGATACCTTTCTGATTTGTAAAACGTTAAATATTCCCCTTGAAAATAACTGGCTTTTACCCATATGcagtcttttctgtctttcagtggATTTATTTGcttatctttattttccttttcacattaCCTTTCACATATCCACTGTGACAGAAATGGGTTGGAATAATGTAAACACAGTGTTATATTACAAGAGCTTTGGTTGTATGGATTCATTCTTTTGTATGaataagaagctttttttttttttttttttttgaagggaggAGAGGTAATAATCCTTTTACCACAAATTTGCGTAAATCTTATGTACACACAGAACGAGTGGATATTTCGGTGTATGTTTGTGTGAATAATCTTTCATGCAAAGTCTGTTTTTTAAGCCTACATTTTCATATgtaatatattaaaatgttaatggcaAACTGTCATAGCCTTCATGAAACAAGATTTGAATTTAAATTCTTACCGGTTAAATTTCCCATTATATCATTTGCAATGCAAGTAGTTAATTATACATCTGACACTTACTTAACTTTGGAAAACATCATCTACTCCCTCAGATATGAGGTTTTATCCTATGCAAGTGTTTGTTTTTAGTTCTATTATACATACAAACTTACCAATTCTCTTTCTCTAAAAATCAGCATGGTCTAGCTGGGACTACTGAAATACTTTAATCCTAGGACTGAAGTATGATTTCAGATCAGTAAAGCTGAAATAGGTCAAATGGTTGGTAAAATGCTCTtacgttttcttttcttttaaaacttttagtTTTAAACTGGATTCTAAATTGGTTTGCTATAGAAGTCTTTAGGTGATATAAGATGAGGTGTTACAACGTGTGAAAAAATGGATTTCCCTTATCACATCTAAATTTAAAACCACTTGGGAATTTTTTTAGCTCTTCGGAGATGCTCTTAGGGTAAGTAGCACAGAAATAGCACAAGATAGGGCAAAAATTTTGTGTTTAGGTACTCTTGTGAAAAGTATAACTCCAGTTAATCAAATAGGCGCTCTACAGTGTGGACATAATTATGCATTTGCCTCAGAACATACAATATCACTCCCCTGCCCTGAAAACTGAGATTTGACACCTAAGTTGCCATAAGAGCTGTAATTGCTGAATCTCAGGGTTAGGACTAGGAAATAGCAAAATGTCTTAATTCATATGAGCCCAAAAATGCAGGTTTGGTTCAGCCGACAACATTTCTCAGTGAAGCTCAAGTTTAGCAAACGCGTTGGATTGTGGGGTCAGCTAACTCATTCTGGCGCTGCTGGAATGTCTGATCTAATTTAGTTTTTGTTAGAAGTTGCTGGCAGTTTTTGAGGAACATGAGGCAGGGCATAGGGTGGGTTGTACGGCACAAAAAAACCTAGTTTCAGATTTCTAATCTGCCAGACTTCAGAAGGCTTTAAACAAAGACTCATCTCCCTGAAGTGCGGCTTGCGTGGCACTCGAGGATGGGTCCGTCTGTTCCGCCAGTTTGAggtaaaatgtaaatgtttgttGGGCCAGAGGGAAGCGAGCAAATGACTCTATAGTCTAGTAATTAGCACACTTGCCCGTAAATTGGGACAGACAGGTTCCAGTCCTTGTTCTGGTGAATATTTAAGACCGCTGCTCTGAATCAGACAGAGGGGGGAAATTTTAAACTCTGCTTCTCCACATCCCAGGGTAATGCCTACTAAGCTAGAAGATGAGTAGGGCTTATATGGTGAATAGCACCTAAATCCCCATATCaatgtaaaagattttttttttcaatgaaacagattaattttatactattttaaaCTTACcacttttaataaaaacaaatctggGGCTAACCCAGAACAGGGTATTTTTCCAACCGAAATTGCTGAACTTAATGTTTACGCAGCTATCTCTGCAGTCTGTCCCCTGTGTCCTCTTTTGTTCAGGCTGACACTTGTTACCAGCAAGTCCAGCCTGCTATTTTCATTATATACTTCATCAGTAAAATCACCTCAccattttcattaacattttcactgTGAAAGCTACAAAATAATTAAGCAGAAGGCTGCTACAGCACTAATTACTTTCTCTTGACCGGGTCAATGTTTGCCCTGGTGTTTCCTATATTACTCCTTTGACTTGAACTTAGATATTCTCTGTTGTTTCTAGACAGGTAATTTACATTTAGCCCACAAAGGCAACAGAGAAGAAATGGATGGGTTATAAACCCATGCAATAGTGtcaggaagaggagagggggcCCTATGGAGAGTGTGGGCAAGGAATAGAGAAAAGATCCTGGGATGTCTGCattggatcatagaatcatagaatggtttgggttggaagggctcttaaagatcacctaattccaacccccctgccgtgggcaaggacacctcccactagaccaggcagctcaaagccccatccagcctggccttgaacacttccagggatggggcatccacagcttccctgggcaacctgttccagtgtctcaccaccgtcacggtaaagaatttctttctaatatctaatctaaatttcccctgtttcagtttaaaaccgttaccccttgtcctatcgctccactccctgataaagagcccctccccagctttcctgtgggccccttcaggtactggaaggggctataaggtctccccggagccttctcttctcccggctgaacagccccaactctctcagcctgtcctcatagcagcgatgctccagccccctggagagtcttagaaattttaaaaatagagtaaGGTAGCCATTTTCACACTTTGCTACGTTTGCTAAAAGCTGGCAGAATGACCAGTGGTTCAGTTAAGTCCTGAAAGGCAAAGAATGTGTTCTTTGTATGGTTGAGTATGATCCTGATTCATGGTGCAAGAAGCTATACAGGCTTTTCCTCCTCGCTGTGTCTGCACCATCTCTAAATGTGTCTTGGTCCAGTTCTCTACTTCAAGGTTTGGCAGGAGTGCACCCTTTAACAGAATCGACATTGTAGACCAGAATTGTGATTTATGCCGTTGATAAAATGTATCGTTTTCTTctaattacatttaaatatataaacgCTAGCTAAATACTAACTAAATGCACTTGTAatttagggtggtttttttccttctttcttttcagaacatgTGGTCATCTGGCTCATTACAGAGAAGTGGACTTTCCCCAGAGTTACCATTTTGTAATACAGttattctcctttcttctgcGGATACAGCCCTCTTATATCCATGATGAGGTGTGTGTGGTAGAACACAaactttttaacaaaaaactCTGTAAAAAGCCAAAATACAACACAGGCCTAAGGAAGTAAAAAGGCCTAAAAGTAACAGTATTAAAACTGTGTAAATTAGTTGGATCCCAAACCATGGTATCATATTGATCCTTTTTCCTGCATGGAAATTTTTTGTTAAGATAGTAGTGCTGAGATCTACTACTGTACTTTAGTTGTAGTGTCATTTTATCTATAATTTAAGTTACTGGTTTCTAGCTGGGAAAGTTACCAAAGAATCTGTTTATCAGAATTTATTTCCTCACTTTGCATCAGAGCCAACAGGAAGCtataaaatta
This window encodes:
- the TAF1B gene encoding TATA box-binding protein-associated factor RNA polymerase I subunit B isoform X4, giving the protein MKDEVLCNFWRRYLQKTKQAYCNTSAGETVKALSVCDSSTDVDSEPETPSPLQLLSLSESEGDLQTDSSFASSISKVSESTSVCSGSVDGSLYLMKNRKEKLRMTMPMTLSFCYMALLWLREPMTLSDLLRFVVEGHIPYLNVFQHFPEKMKLYGLDLKIFRVESWPVYEEVYNKMLELAAFLDLPRFPDITDSCFLHPDMLCMKYLMEANLPDELHNWTCRVVKKIRIGEADFLTLVPGNKSTRNVKYDVLAAAVIVVVLKLLFLLDDHYEWLLSDFAEERNKNNKEGGPYFEFKKWYKVIKCSLDVKQKKLDEERAKYLWRCEKVLFYSDKQKSKVLKRRQTAVNLQNQFVKLSGSVLPAEKPNPSSFQLSWSEENTDGSCFHGHSLKGVLQEKHGLLTVKNPDYWLCTVKLCNEKTCGHLAHYREVDFPQSYHFVIQLFSFLLRIQPSYIHDEVCVVEHKLFNKKLCKKPKYNTGLRK